In the Anguilla anguilla isolate fAngAng1 chromosome 7, fAngAng1.pri, whole genome shotgun sequence genome, one interval contains:
- the LOC118231749 gene encoding RNA-binding protein with multiple splicing-like isoform X2 encodes MNNSKPEKENESNDYTNHEEEVRTLFVSGLPLDIKPRELYLLFRPFKGYEGSLIKLTSKQPVGFVSFDSRSEAEAAKNALNGVRFDPEIPQTLRLEFAKANTKMAKNKLVGTPNPPPSQQSPGPQFISRDPYSLDPSRRRRSPGMEVQAVLLKFLYLMCDGGHRWS; translated from the exons atgaataacagtAAACCTGAAAAAGAGAACGAATCAAATGACTACACCAACCACGAAGAAGAG GTTCGGACTCTGTTCGTCAGTGGTTTGCCACTCGATATCAAACCCCGGGAGCTTTATCTCTTGTTCAGACCATTTAAG ggTTATGAAGGCTCTCTAATAAAGCTCACCTCCAAACAG CCGGTCGGCTTCGTCAGCTTCGACAGCCGGTCAGAGGCGGAAGCGGCGAAGAACGCTCTGAAT GGGGTCCGCTTCGACCCGGAGATTCCCCAGACCCTGCGGCTGGAGTTCGCCAAAGCCAACACCAAGATGGCCAAGAACAAGCTGGTGGGCACTCCCAACCCCCCTCCGTCCCAGCAGAGCCCCGGACCCCAGTTCATCAGCAGAGACCCAT ATTCGCTGGATCCCTCCCGCCGACGGCGGTCCCCAGGGATGGAAGTCCAGGCAGTTCTGCTGAAATTTCT GTATCTGATGTGTGATGGCGGCCACAGATGGTCTTGA
- the LOC118231749 gene encoding RNA-binding protein with multiple splicing-like isoform X1 has protein sequence MNNSKPEKENESNDYTNHEEEVRTLFVSGLPLDIKPRELYLLFRPFKGYEGSLIKLTSKQPVGFVSFDSRSEAEAAKNALNGVRFDPEIPQTLRLEFAKANTKMAKNKLVGTPNPPPSQQSPGPQFISRDPYELTVPALYPSSPDVWAPFPLYPAELSPALPPAFTYPSSLHAQIRWIPPADGGPQGWKSRQFC, from the exons atgaataacagtAAACCTGAAAAAGAGAACGAATCAAATGACTACACCAACCACGAAGAAGAG GTTCGGACTCTGTTCGTCAGTGGTTTGCCACTCGATATCAAACCCCGGGAGCTTTATCTCTTGTTCAGACCATTTAAG ggTTATGAAGGCTCTCTAATAAAGCTCACCTCCAAACAG CCGGTCGGCTTCGTCAGCTTCGACAGCCGGTCAGAGGCGGAAGCGGCGAAGAACGCTCTGAAT GGGGTCCGCTTCGACCCGGAGATTCCCCAGACCCTGCGGCTGGAGTTCGCCAAAGCCAACACCAAGATGGCCAAGAACAAGCTGGTGGGCACTCCCAACCCCCCTCCGTCCCAGCAGAGCCCCGGACCCCAGTTCATCAGCAGAGACCCAT atgaGCTCACAGTCCCAGCTCTGTACCCCAGTAGCCCTGACGTCTGGGCTCCATTTCCTCTGTACCCCGCGGAGCTGTCCCCTGCTCTACCTCCCGCTTTCACCTACCCCTCCTCGCTGCACGCTCAG ATTCGCTGGATCCCTCCCGCCGACGGCGGTCCCCAGGGATGGAAGTCCAGGCAGTTCTGCTGA